Proteins co-encoded in one Nitratireductor kimnyeongensis genomic window:
- a CDS encoding UDP-N-acetylmuramoyl-tripeptide--D-alanyl-D-alanine ligase codes for MRHEKFDGLLEIRTQLRKGIVSLQAPFPEVILFFSVSDGEARARVVNATGATLEAAWQKGLSQLRRVMREDGLEGRWLRVDWVDRAEVRTWKDLRESLARTKRNYFRCGLALDAGFDRAFLEQELNANAMLYGGNRVAHAVLNEKNFARYAGIKYPGAAALEFNDERAVFVFSTKGVFRELDGGLHPLNEVGPDTGRRRVDVLDEPLVEHLVRSASGYLARQVGEDGAFVYGFHPCFDRRIEAYNTLRHASTTYSMLEAWELTREATLKSAIDRSISRMMRELIREVDLPDGGRAAFLVDVGDEIKLGGNAVALLALSKYTTTTGDRTHLPLMEKLALGIVHMQDQRTGSFKHVLHYPSLEVKEAFRTIYYEGEAAFGLMRLYDITQDPRWLGAVEKAFDHFIAENHWRHHDHWLSYCVNELTRHRPEERYFIFGLQNVAGYLDFVRQRITTFPTLLELMMAARSLISRIGDLPQMTHLLRRIDLVAFSEALEFRARYLLNGFFWPETAMYFRTPSRVAGSFFIRHHAFRVRIDDVEHYLSGFIAYKNYLKQRSAFQSLVRQHSHASADRKPPMRTPAGPIWNASTVAEATGGNWMVPPRPDWTATGLCIHAPTRKPGHMVTMRVGNSGRGVPPSVIAGMKPPPAAIITDAPQAPVPDNVPVLSVKDTGAAILALGRYARQCMNGKLLAITGSAGKTTTVAMLAHALSPYGSVAQTAHNANLPHGVAWNLASIPADTDHVVLELAVGRMGQSARMAEADVAIFTNIAPAHLSETTTPRDIAVTKSAIFQGMSPGGVAVLNRDMQEWDVVHAAAQARDLKIVHYGTSADCAYRLIDYDAQNGSVDACIEGRMVRFALGAAGEHMARNSLAIIAAVAALGYPLEAALDQLASFSPLPGRGAEHRLTISGRTIHLIDDAYNANPASMRAAFANLGKRTGEGRRIAFLGEMAELGAQARSFHTDLAPLIAANGIDRVHVLGALYEDFWGALPEALKGSHATTLEEMRQAFLDEVRDGDIVLIKGSNSTKLHTLAAAMADMRSA; via the coding sequence ATGCGACACGAGAAATTCGACGGATTGCTTGAAATCAGAACGCAGTTGCGGAAAGGCATCGTGTCGCTTCAAGCGCCGTTCCCAGAGGTGATTCTGTTTTTTTCAGTCTCAGACGGCGAAGCTCGTGCGCGCGTGGTCAACGCAACGGGTGCCACTCTCGAAGCTGCATGGCAAAAAGGTCTGTCGCAGCTACGGCGGGTGATGCGGGAGGACGGGCTCGAAGGGCGCTGGCTGCGGGTGGACTGGGTTGATCGCGCCGAGGTCAGAACATGGAAGGACCTGCGAGAGAGCCTGGCACGAACCAAGCGGAATTATTTTCGGTGCGGCTTGGCGCTCGATGCCGGCTTTGACAGGGCCTTTCTCGAACAGGAGCTGAACGCAAACGCGATGCTCTACGGCGGCAATCGCGTGGCCCACGCCGTCCTCAACGAAAAGAATTTCGCGCGATATGCCGGTATTAAGTATCCTGGCGCCGCCGCGCTGGAATTCAATGACGAGCGCGCGGTTTTCGTATTCTCCACAAAAGGCGTGTTCCGCGAACTCGATGGCGGCCTGCACCCGCTAAACGAGGTGGGACCGGACACCGGTCGGCGGCGTGTCGACGTTCTGGACGAACCTCTGGTCGAACATCTGGTGCGCTCAGCTTCCGGATATCTCGCCCGGCAAGTGGGAGAGGACGGCGCTTTTGTTTACGGGTTCCACCCCTGCTTCGACCGTCGCATCGAAGCATACAACACGCTGCGCCACGCCAGCACCACCTATTCCATGCTCGAAGCATGGGAATTGACGCGCGAGGCGACGCTGAAGAGCGCCATAGACCGTTCAATTTCCCGTATGATGCGGGAGCTCATTCGCGAAGTGGACCTTCCGGATGGCGGGCGGGCTGCGTTTCTGGTGGATGTCGGCGACGAGATCAAGCTGGGCGGCAATGCGGTCGCATTGCTGGCGCTCAGCAAGTATACGACCACCACCGGCGACCGGACCCACCTTCCTCTGATGGAAAAGCTCGCGCTCGGCATCGTCCACATGCAGGATCAGCGAACCGGCTCGTTCAAACATGTGCTGCACTATCCCTCCCTGGAAGTGAAGGAGGCCTTCCGTACCATTTATTACGAGGGCGAGGCGGCGTTCGGCCTGATGCGGCTCTACGACATCACCCAGGATCCTCGCTGGCTAGGCGCCGTGGAAAAGGCATTCGATCACTTCATCGCTGAGAACCACTGGCGGCATCATGACCATTGGCTGAGCTATTGCGTCAACGAACTGACCCGCCATCGCCCGGAGGAACGCTATTTCATCTTTGGGCTGCAAAACGTTGCCGGTTATCTGGATTTCGTGCGTCAGCGCATCACCACCTTTCCCACGCTTCTCGAACTGATGATGGCTGCACGCTCCTTGATAAGCCGCATCGGCGATTTGCCTCAGATGACGCATCTTCTGCGCAGGATCGATCTCGTCGCGTTCAGCGAGGCGCTCGAGTTTCGCGCCCGGTACCTTTTGAACGGCTTTTTCTGGCCAGAGACCGCGATGTATTTTCGTACGCCGAGCCGGGTTGCAGGCAGCTTCTTCATTCGCCACCACGCGTTCCGGGTGCGCATCGACGATGTGGAGCACTATCTGTCAGGGTTCATCGCCTACAAGAACTATCTGAAGCAGCGTTCCGCCTTCCAGTCGCTGGTGAGGCAGCATTCACATGCTTCCGCGGACCGCAAGCCTCCGATGCGCACGCCGGCAGGCCCCATCTGGAACGCCTCCACCGTTGCCGAGGCGACGGGCGGCAACTGGATGGTCCCCCCGAGGCCTGACTGGACCGCCACGGGACTCTGCATCCACGCGCCCACGCGCAAACCAGGCCATATGGTCACCATGCGGGTTGGAAATTCGGGCAGAGGAGTACCGCCGAGCGTGATTGCCGGCATGAAGCCCCCACCTGCCGCGATCATCACCGACGCCCCTCAGGCACCGGTCCCCGACAATGTTCCGGTTCTTTCGGTGAAGGATACCGGCGCAGCCATTCTCGCTCTGGGGCGGTATGCGCGACAGTGCATGAACGGCAAGCTTCTCGCCATTACGGGAAGCGCAGGGAAAACGACAACCGTCGCAATGCTGGCCCACGCACTCTCGCCTTATGGAAGTGTCGCCCAGACCGCGCACAACGCCAATCTTCCGCACGGCGTCGCCTGGAACCTTGCCTCTATTCCTGCCGATACGGATCACGTCGTGCTCGAGCTGGCGGTCGGCCGCATGGGGCAGAGTGCTCGCATGGCGGAAGCTGATGTCGCCATTTTCACCAATATAGCCCCAGCGCACCTTTCCGAGACCACCACGCCGCGCGACATCGCCGTAACAAAAAGCGCGATTTTTCAAGGCATGAGCCCCGGTGGCGTGGCCGTCCTCAATCGAGACATGCAGGAATGGGATGTGGTCCACGCTGCCGCTCAGGCACGCGACCTGAAAATCGTCCACTACGGAACAAGCGCAGATTGCGCATACCGGCTTATCGATTACGACGCGCAAAACGGGTCTGTTGATGCCTGTATTGAAGGGCGAATGGTGCGTTTTGCTCTTGGTGCCGCCGGTGAGCACATGGCGCGCAACAGCCTTGCCATCATCGCTGCCGTGGCTGCGCTGGGCTACCCGCTTGAAGCGGCACTAGATCAATTGGCCAGTTTTTCGCCCCTGCCCGGGCGCGGTGCTGAGCACCGGCTCACGATCAGTGGACGCACCATCCATCTGATAGACGACGCCTACAATGCCAACCCGGCCTCCATGAGAGCCGCCTTTGCGAATCTCGGCAAGAGAACCGGCGAAGGTCGGCGGATCGCTTTTTTGGGTGAGATGGCGGAGCTGGGTGCACAGGCACGCAGTTTTCACACAGACCTTGCTCCCCTCATCGCGGCAAACGGCATCGATCGCGTTCACGTGCTCGGAGCGCTCTATGAGGACTTCTGGGGCGCACTGCCCGAAGCCCTTAAGGGATCTCACGCGACGACCCTGGAAGAGATGCGCCAGGCGTTCCTCGACGAGGTCCGTGATGGCGACATTGTCTTGATCAAGGGTTCAAACAGCACAAAACTGCATACGCTTGCGGCCGCCATGGCGGACATGCGTTCAGCGTAA
- a CDS encoding GntR family transcriptional regulator, with protein MSGKKSPRETTLTEEAYQKLRWDIVSGTLAAGSPLRLDNLKQRYGLGYSPLREALNRLHSERLVMSVALRGFTVAPLSLTEMWDAVDTRIHIEAEALRRAIEFGDDDWETGVISAFHGLSLKARKLEQMDAPPMDEMKALEDRHHRFHHALISACRSNWLLDFSDKLYVETERYRFPVLGGPLARPSRDLTQEHHEIMEAAIARDAEKAISLLCRHYRRTGETLSARYEQDKQPAATAVGA; from the coding sequence GTGTCGGGAAAGAAGAGTCCGCGTGAAACCACGCTGACGGAAGAAGCCTATCAAAAGCTGCGCTGGGACATTGTCAGCGGCACGCTGGCGGCCGGCAGCCCTTTACGGCTGGATAACCTCAAACAGAGATACGGGCTGGGATACTCTCCGCTGCGCGAGGCTTTGAACAGGCTGCACAGCGAGCGGCTTGTTATGTCTGTCGCGCTGCGCGGTTTCACCGTCGCGCCTTTGTCACTCACGGAAATGTGGGATGCCGTCGACACACGGATCCACATTGAGGCGGAGGCGCTGCGCCGCGCCATCGAATTTGGAGACGACGACTGGGAGACCGGGGTGATTTCGGCCTTTCACGGACTCTCCCTGAAAGCCAGAAAACTGGAGCAGATGGATGCGCCGCCGATGGATGAGATGAAGGCGCTGGAAGACCGGCATCACCGATTTCACCATGCACTCATCAGCGCCTGCCGTTCAAACTGGCTTCTCGATTTCTCCGACAAGCTCTATGTGGAAACCGAGCGCTACCGCTTCCCGGTTCTAGGCGGTCCGCTGGCCCGCCCCTCACGCGATCTCACGCAGGAGCATCACGAAATCATGGAAGCAGCCATCGCGCGCGACGCGGAGAAGGCAATCTCCCTCCTGTGCAGACACTATCGACGCACGGGAGAAACCCTTTCCGCACGCTACGAGCAGGACAAGCAGCCCGCCGCAACCGCGGTAGGCGCTTGA
- a CDS encoding type I secretion system permease/ATPase has translation MKGPDMEQAERPDRDGPDLWAWIEALEHVARHYNVPFSAQGARQLAQSLETSDKAEGIVRVSRKIGLRAKPVRFRKLHSWRLPVLVELESGLVGVVAALSADRRAFVIFSGDAGQPTSIPVDDLLAETRLMVLARPERAIADERVDAYIAPYRKHWFRRIALRDLRPYAHVMLASFMANLLALAGIIFSMQVYDRVVPANSMNTLFVLFSGVLLAVLFDFIIRRLRTGILDTVGKRVDLRMSDLLFGHALRVKNRERPTSTGTFIAQLRDMEQVRELLTSTTAAAVTDLPFFFLFLGIFWLIGGSLVIIPAVALLLLIVPGLMAQGRLRASAREAMREASLRNAMLVEAVQGIEDVKALQAEERFQQRWNHFNAVSADAQLRLRSITSALTGWGHTVQTGVFAVIVFFGAPMVMKGDMSTGALVACSILGSRMMAPMAQITQVFGRLQQAKVGLKSLNSIMEMPVDHPDAEVRVSATALRGAYRMRMAVFTYGDFSMKPALTVKELDIAAGEKVAVLGKNGAGKSTFLQALSGMLEPVSGDVTLDDLALGHIDPADVRRDVGLLTQNARLFHGSIRDNVTLGAPHASQEALFEALAMVGADEFIRRLPQGLDHPIQEGGLGLSGGQRQSLLLARLLIRQPTIILLDEPTAAMDESTERQFITRFNDWAADRTVVIATHRMRILDLVERIVVFDNGQVALDDSKDAALKVLQGVKKVVPANRPSNRRAANEESRS, from the coding sequence ATGAAGGGCCCCGACATGGAGCAGGCGGAAAGACCTGATCGAGATGGGCCAGATCTCTGGGCTTGGATCGAAGCGCTGGAGCACGTGGCAAGGCATTACAATGTGCCGTTTTCCGCGCAGGGCGCTCGTCAATTGGCGCAGTCCCTGGAAACGTCCGACAAAGCAGAAGGCATCGTCAGGGTTTCCCGAAAAATCGGGCTGCGGGCCAAACCCGTTCGATTTCGCAAGCTCCACAGCTGGCGACTGCCGGTTCTGGTCGAGCTCGAAAGTGGGCTTGTCGGCGTTGTGGCCGCACTCAGCGCGGACCGGCGCGCATTTGTGATCTTCAGCGGTGACGCTGGACAACCTACCTCCATTCCGGTCGATGACCTGCTGGCCGAGACACGGCTGATGGTGCTGGCCCGCCCTGAGCGGGCCATCGCCGATGAACGCGTCGATGCCTACATCGCGCCCTATCGCAAGCATTGGTTTCGCCGCATCGCTCTGCGTGATTTGCGGCCCTATGCTCATGTGATGCTGGCCTCGTTCATGGCCAATCTCCTCGCGCTCGCCGGCATTATCTTCTCCATGCAGGTGTATGACCGGGTGGTGCCGGCAAACTCGATGAACACCCTCTTCGTGCTGTTCTCCGGCGTGTTGCTGGCAGTGCTCTTCGATTTCATCATCCGCCGCCTGCGAACGGGCATTCTCGACACAGTGGGCAAACGGGTCGATCTGCGGATGTCTGATCTTCTCTTCGGGCATGCATTGCGGGTCAAAAACCGGGAGCGTCCCACATCTACGGGCACGTTCATCGCCCAGTTGCGCGATATGGAACAGGTGCGCGAACTGCTGACATCGACGACGGCGGCGGCTGTCACGGACTTGCCCTTCTTCTTTTTGTTTCTCGGTATATTCTGGCTCATCGGCGGATCGCTGGTGATCATCCCCGCAGTCGCGCTCTTACTTCTGATTGTCCCAGGCCTCATGGCTCAAGGCAGACTCCGCGCCAGTGCGCGCGAGGCGATGCGCGAGGCCTCGCTGCGCAACGCAATGCTGGTCGAGGCCGTTCAGGGCATCGAGGATGTGAAAGCGCTTCAGGCGGAGGAGCGCTTCCAGCAGCGCTGGAACCATTTCAACGCAGTCTCGGCCGACGCCCAGTTGCGCCTACGCTCCATCACCAGCGCGCTCACGGGATGGGGCCATACTGTGCAGACAGGTGTCTTCGCCGTCATCGTTTTCTTCGGGGCGCCAATGGTCATGAAGGGTGACATGTCCACCGGCGCGCTTGTGGCCTGTTCCATTCTGGGCTCACGGATGATGGCGCCCATGGCACAAATCACCCAGGTCTTCGGCCGCCTCCAACAGGCAAAAGTCGGCTTGAAAAGCCTCAACTCGATCATGGAGATGCCGGTCGATCATCCCGATGCGGAGGTACGGGTGTCGGCGACGGCTCTGCGCGGCGCATACCGCATGCGCATGGCCGTGTTCACCTATGGCGATTTCAGCATGAAACCGGCGTTGACGGTGAAGGAACTGGACATCGCTGCTGGAGAGAAAGTCGCTGTTCTGGGAAAGAACGGCGCTGGCAAGTCGACATTTCTGCAAGCGCTTTCCGGCATGCTGGAGCCAGTTTCCGGCGATGTGACGCTGGATGATCTCGCGCTGGGCCATATAGATCCGGCGGATGTCAGACGTGATGTCGGTCTGCTCACGCAGAATGCACGGCTCTTTCATGGCTCGATCCGCGACAATGTCACGCTTGGGGCGCCGCATGCTTCGCAGGAAGCGCTCTTTGAAGCCCTTGCCATGGTGGGCGCGGACGAATTCATACGCCGCCTGCCACAAGGTCTCGATCATCCCATCCAGGAGGGTGGGCTCGGGCTCTCAGGCGGCCAGCGTCAGTCCCTGTTGCTGGCCCGCCTGTTGATCAGACAACCGACGATCATCCTTCTCGACGAGCCCACCGCGGCAATGGATGAGTCCACCGAGCGTCAGTTCATAACGCGCTTCAACGATTGGGCCGCGGACCGGACCGTAGTGATCGCCACGCACCGCATGCGCATCCTGGACCTGGTCGAGCGTATCGTGGTGTTCGACAACGGTCAGGTGGCTTTGGACGACAGCAAGGATGCCGCCTTGAAGGTGCTGCAGGGCGTCAAAAAGGTGGTCCCGGCCAATCGACCGAGCAATCGTCGAGCCGCGAATGAGGAGAGCCGATCATGA
- a CDS encoding BapA/Bap/LapF family large adhesin, with protein MNVLPTSSSVDHGSANYLALVSIGVLDLQAEVLGTSTVNFSVEENHTLEADFDYSALASLGVLSDYALVIQKWDGTQWTGIDGTGEATLLELGLLSGNEYQVEQLLESGQYRAFMTFEGVGVGVLGDLQVSGTDFNYTEIGGYDPVPVSGNVITDVNDDGQVDDVTPTTVITQVNGEAVAGPGATIVGTYGTLTIDPDGSYTYTPNAAGDGIGQVDAFTYTLNDPETGNTSTATLYVQVDSAGQGLVWNDLDPSQPATLDMTAVDDTGTAGIDTTYVVTTQQVDNAIQYTNVLGGGEGSYDFNVADQVETDLSISVSSSSLLNLLESIEFSLEQFVDGAWVEIANSSEAGLIDVIGIVGESIEATIDDLPTGQYRLNVSNSGIAIGVTVSADLTFENSDLTQIVAEGGVSTQGNVLEDDTLGSTYTVLKVAPDGVTYEEPGQAGTQLVGTYGTLTIFADGAYSYEPDPDVASIGQSDVFTYQLEHPNGTSVEATLTIDIEQGAGPGTFVAIASTQPLFVTEDVVALDGLDQSSAEDSGPGQTTPADGARMLGLLEEGGSPEVPLDNIEMLSQDTESTATKDVGNDMGNDGGSGLVESEPVDPFGHLVQEDDLDDSGSAGV; from the coding sequence GTGAACGTCCTTCCGACGTCGTCATCCGTCGATCACGGCAGTGCAAACTATCTGGCACTTGTTTCAATCGGTGTGCTGGACCTGCAGGCCGAAGTCCTGGGAACCTCCACCGTCAACTTCAGCGTGGAAGAAAACCACACGCTGGAAGCCGATTTCGATTACAGCGCGCTGGCCTCCCTAGGTGTCCTCAGCGATTATGCGCTGGTCATCCAGAAATGGGACGGCACACAATGGACAGGCATTGACGGCACCGGTGAAGCAACGCTGCTCGAGCTCGGGCTGTTGAGTGGAAATGAGTACCAGGTCGAGCAATTGCTTGAATCCGGCCAGTATCGGGCCTTCATGACTTTCGAAGGCGTCGGCGTGGGTGTGCTCGGCGACTTGCAGGTGTCCGGTACGGACTTCAATTACACCGAGATCGGCGGTTACGATCCGGTCCCGGTTTCCGGCAATGTCATCACCGACGTGAATGACGATGGGCAAGTTGACGACGTCACGCCGACAACGGTGATCACGCAGGTGAATGGTGAAGCGGTGGCCGGGCCGGGGGCCACTATCGTTGGCACCTACGGCACGCTGACCATCGATCCTGACGGCAGCTACACCTACACCCCCAATGCTGCGGGCGATGGCATCGGTCAGGTGGATGCGTTCACCTACACGCTGAACGACCCTGAAACCGGCAATACGTCGACAGCCACACTTTACGTGCAGGTGGACAGTGCCGGCCAGGGCCTGGTCTGGAACGATCTCGATCCTTCACAGCCCGCGACGCTGGACATGACCGCCGTGGACGACACCGGAACAGCCGGGATCGACACGACCTATGTCGTCACCACGCAGCAGGTCGACAATGCCATCCAGTACACGAACGTATTGGGCGGTGGCGAAGGAAGTTATGACTTCAACGTTGCGGATCAGGTCGAGACCGACCTGTCGATTTCAGTCAGTTCTTCCAGTCTGCTCAATCTTCTTGAATCCATCGAGTTCTCGCTGGAACAATTCGTTGATGGCGCCTGGGTGGAGATAGCCAACAGCAGCGAGGCAGGACTGATCGACGTGATCGGAATCGTTGGTGAATCAATCGAAGCGACGATTGATGACCTTCCGACAGGGCAGTACCGCCTGAACGTCTCCAATAGCGGGATCGCCATCGGAGTCACCGTTAGCGCTGACTTGACCTTCGAAAACAGCGATCTGACGCAGATCGTTGCGGAGGGGGGCGTGTCCACACAGGGCAATGTGCTCGAGGATGACACGCTGGGCTCGACCTACACGGTGCTGAAAGTGGCGCCTGACGGCGTGACCTATGAAGAGCCTGGGCAGGCGGGCACGCAGCTTGTGGGCACCTACGGCACGCTGACGATCTTTGCCGACGGCGCATACAGTTACGAACCGGATCCGGACGTGGCCTCAATCGGCCAGTCGGATGTCTTCACCTATCAACTGGAACATCCGAACGGTACGAGTGTGGAAGCCACGCTAACGATCGATATCGAGCAGGGCGCAGGGCCTGGCACGTTCGTTGCGATCGCATCAACCCAGCCGCTGTTTGTCACGGAGGATGTTGTCGCGCTCGACGGGCTCGACCAATCGAGCGCGGAAGATAGCGGCCCCGGCCAGACCACACCGGCGGACGGCGCAAGAATGCTCGGCCTGCTCGAAGAGGGAGGCAGCCCGGAAGTGCCGCTGGACAATATCGAGATGCTTTCGCAGGACACGGAAAGCACTGCGACCAAGGACGTGGGCAATGACATGGGCAATGACGGAGGATCCGGTCTTGTCGAAAGCGAGCCTGTCGATCCGTTCGGCCACCTGGTGCAGGAAGACGACCTGGACGACAGCGGCTCGGCGGGCGTGTAG
- a CDS encoding TolC family outer membrane protein: protein MRLLEELPLAFGCALLVLLCGCANTSTTKRASEPSGEITGSITGTAGVASRADVPGGPPKAASARGKPKAEPQLSIKPRGGSDPSGLEELVRRALTWHPSVKETLERLNQQNEIVEQARAAYLPQVNWGVNSSYGRDTDESGYNPTVNLSASQMVYDFGKVNHKVEVERAGVEGRRSQVLLRVDELIRDAVLAFNEVQRNQALDKIARDQIRDTRSILELVRARTAKGASTRSDQLQAEARVQAAQAKELEIKAQMRRWQSRLDTLTGAPREGTPVSGAEPNWLNRACSIKNPNWSQIPAIMQADAERTAATAQVGLSKAEGLPTFSLEASVGADILELDDGDPEYNIGVNVKGSLYNGGENAARNRAANLALRASSEARDRVRVEVEGKLLEASGQIASYRQLLTSIASRETMMKQTRDLYRKQYLDLGTRTLLDLLNADQEFHAARFEAANIRYDLKELNADCAFQTGLLRRYLSLEGESLNGVRL, encoded by the coding sequence ATGCGCCTGCTTGAAGAATTGCCTCTCGCGTTTGGCTGCGCGCTGTTGGTGCTGCTTTGCGGTTGCGCAAACACATCCACAACGAAGCGCGCCAGTGAGCCAAGCGGGGAAATCACCGGGTCCATCACCGGGACCGCCGGAGTGGCATCCCGCGCCGACGTGCCAGGCGGTCCTCCCAAAGCTGCGTCTGCCCGTGGTAAGCCGAAGGCGGAACCTCAACTTTCCATCAAGCCGCGCGGCGGAAGCGATCCTTCGGGGTTGGAAGAACTGGTGCGCCGGGCATTGACCTGGCATCCCTCCGTCAAGGAAACGCTTGAGCGACTAAACCAGCAGAACGAAATCGTCGAACAGGCGCGGGCAGCCTATCTGCCGCAAGTGAACTGGGGAGTGAATTCCTCTTATGGGAGGGATACGGACGAGAGCGGTTACAACCCCACAGTCAACCTTTCCGCATCACAGATGGTCTACGATTTCGGCAAGGTCAATCACAAGGTGGAGGTTGAGCGAGCCGGTGTTGAAGGCCGTAGATCGCAAGTGCTGCTGCGGGTGGACGAATTGATCCGCGATGCCGTCCTTGCTTTCAACGAAGTCCAGCGCAATCAGGCACTCGACAAGATTGCCAGGGACCAGATCCGCGACACGCGTTCCATTCTCGAACTTGTCCGCGCCCGCACCGCCAAGGGTGCGAGCACGCGCTCCGACCAGCTTCAAGCCGAGGCCCGGGTGCAGGCAGCACAGGCAAAGGAACTCGAAATCAAGGCCCAGATGCGACGCTGGCAGAGCAGGCTCGATACTCTTACGGGAGCGCCCAGAGAAGGGACACCGGTATCTGGGGCGGAGCCGAATTGGCTCAACAGGGCGTGCTCGATCAAGAATCCGAACTGGTCGCAGATTCCCGCGATCATGCAGGCAGACGCTGAACGGACCGCCGCGACAGCTCAAGTCGGGCTGAGCAAAGCGGAAGGCCTCCCCACCTTTTCGCTTGAGGCCAGCGTGGGCGCCGATATCCTGGAACTCGATGACGGCGATCCCGAATACAACATCGGCGTGAATGTGAAGGGAAGCCTTTACAATGGCGGTGAAAACGCCGCTCGCAACCGCGCGGCCAACCTGGCCTTGCGCGCTTCATCCGAAGCGCGCGACCGTGTGCGGGTAGAGGTCGAAGGAAAGCTTCTGGAGGCCAGCGGACAGATCGCGAGTTATCGGCAATTGCTGACATCTATTGCCTCGCGCGAGACGATGATGAAGCAGACACGCGACCTTTATCGCAAACAGTATCTGGACTTGGGCACACGAACGCTCCTGGACCTCCTGAACGCGGATCAGGAATTCCATGCCGCCCGCTTTGAAGCCGCAAACATCCGATATGACCTGAAGGAATTGAATGCGGATTGCGCGTTCCAAACAGGGTTGCTGCGCCGGTACCTCTCTCTCGAAGGAGAGAGCCTGAACGGCGTTCGCCTTTAA
- a CDS encoding HlyD family type I secretion periplasmic adaptor subunit: MTLLHKDDTHGWEYGDHDDVRLSRSTRIVRVLCVLLAAALVWSYFAILDEVSSGSGRVIPTKREQAIESFEGGILAAIHVREDQVVKPGQLLAQLDPTKKESDVEESAAKYRAAQAASARLQAEVNQTPLQFPEDLRDYPELISSERELYEERRRSLRESLRWIEESLLLVIKELEINQSLSAIGAASNVEIIRLQRQAAELELKKAEVKSEYLVRAREELSEANAEMSALSPVVRGRSDSLARLTHRSPVRGIVKNIEVSTIGGVVPPNGKLMDIIPLDDQLLIETRISPRDIAFIHPGQRASVKISAYDYAIYGDIDGEVTTISPDTIQDEVEKEKYYYRVFIETEDDALVNKAGKRFPIVPGMVATVDIHTGSKTVLDYLIKPFNRAREALRER, translated from the coding sequence ATGACGCTGCTTCACAAGGACGACACCCACGGCTGGGAATATGGCGATCACGACGATGTACGGCTGTCACGATCCACACGCATCGTTCGGGTTCTGTGCGTGCTTCTGGCGGCAGCACTTGTGTGGTCTTATTTCGCGATTCTGGACGAGGTATCCTCGGGCAGTGGACGCGTCATTCCGACCAAGCGTGAACAGGCGATTGAATCTTTCGAAGGAGGCATTCTCGCCGCGATTCACGTTCGCGAAGACCAGGTGGTGAAGCCGGGCCAGTTGCTGGCACAGCTTGATCCTACGAAAAAGGAGTCCGATGTCGAGGAAAGCGCGGCGAAGTACCGGGCTGCTCAGGCCGCTTCCGCAAGGCTGCAGGCAGAGGTCAACCAGACACCGCTCCAATTTCCTGAAGACCTGCGGGATTATCCCGAACTGATCAGTTCGGAACGCGAACTCTATGAGGAGCGGCGGCGCTCATTGCGTGAATCGTTGCGCTGGATTGAGGAATCGCTCCTTCTCGTTATCAAGGAGCTGGAGATCAACCAATCGCTCTCCGCCATCGGTGCGGCGAGCAATGTCGAAATCATCCGTCTTCAGCGCCAGGCTGCCGAACTGGAACTCAAGAAAGCCGAAGTCAAATCCGAGTATCTTGTTCGTGCCCGAGAGGAATTGTCCGAAGCCAACGCCGAAATGAGCGCACTCTCCCCGGTCGTCCGCGGGCGTTCAGACAGTCTTGCTCGGCTGACACACCGCTCGCCAGTGCGTGGCATCGTCAAGAATATAGAGGTTTCCACCATTGGCGGTGTCGTTCCCCCAAACGGAAAGCTGATGGATATCATCCCGCTCGATGACCAGTTGCTCATTGAGACACGCATCTCGCCGCGCGACATCGCCTTCATCCATCCGGGCCAGAGAGCGAGCGTCAAGATCAGTGCCTATGACTACGCGATTTATGGAGACATTGACGGAGAGGTGACAACGATCTCACCGGACACGATCCAGGACGAGGTGGAAAAGGAGAAATACTACTACCGCGTCTTTATCGAGACCGAGGATGACGCCCTCGTCAACAAGGCCGGCAAGCGCTTTCCCATTGTTCCGGGCATGGTCGCCACCGTCGATATTCACACCGGGAGCAAAACCGTTCTGGATTACCTCATCAAACCTTTCAACCGCGCGCGCGAAGCACTGCGCGAACGTTAG